From Bufo gargarizans isolate SCDJY-AF-19 unplaced genomic scaffold, ASM1485885v1 original_scaffold_1085_pilon, whole genome shotgun sequence:
AAACCACACGGCAATACATAAGGCAAACAACTCCCCCCCAACTAAAGGGAGGGaacgggagggcaatactcgcctccgtgtctttaataaaatcatgactttacgtcataacttaggaaaatcatacaattttatcacaagacacggaggctcatattgctagttcaaagtGAAGAAATAACAGATGAAAAAGCGTGGGGTCCAGGACGAAAATAAAAATCCCTGAACGTAGAGGCTCTGGACCAGTCCGCTAGTCGCAAAATATCCTCCAAACGGGCTCCCGAAACTGCCATAGATGTAGCGGAAGCCCCACGAATCGAATGCGCCGTAAAGATGGAAGTATCGACCCCCGAAAGCGAGAGAATCCACTTGACCCAGCGAGAAAGAGTAACACTAGCGACGGGGGCAAATGGCCTACGAAACGACACAAAAAGCTGCGGCGACTCCCCAGACCGCAGGGGCGCCGTCCGCGAGATATATTCCCTAAAACAGGAAACCGGACAAACCGCGGGGCAATCAGAAAAAGCAGGGTAGGCGACCGTAGAAATGCCCGTCTTGGTACGGCGAGAGACACTGAAAGAAATCCCCTCCGGCGTGAAAGCGACCGCATTAAAGTCCAGGGCACGGACATCCGAGACGCGCTTACAAGAAACTAAGCAGAATAGAGTAACAAGCTTCGCCGAGAGCTGACGCAGCGAAAGATCCGCATTAGAAGGCCAACGCGACAAAAAATCAATGACCAAAGAAACATCCCACAAAGAGGAGAACCGAGGCCTAGGAGGTCTAGAGAGACGAGAACCCCTGAGCAAACGGCGTACCAGAGGATGCTGGCCCGCCGGAAGACCTGAGAAACCCTGATGACGGGAAGAAATGGCTGACCTGTACAAATTAATGGTACGATAGGCCTTGCCATCCTCGAAGAGGGAGGACAAAAACTGCAACATCTTCTCTACGggagccgaaacgggatccaggtcccgtcCCAAGCACCAACGAGACCAAACCCCCCAGGCTGCTCGATATGCCCGAATTGTACCGGGGGCCCATGCACTCTCCAGAAGGAATCTAGTCGTTTCCGATACTCCCTCGATGTCCCAGCGACCCCTGATATCCTGCATGCCAGGAGACGGAGAGCGTTGTTCAATAACAGGGGATGGCGTTGACCTAGCGGGCCTAGAAGGAGATCCAGATGGGCCGGGAGAAGGATCGGGTCCGCAATCAACAGCTCCATCAGCTGTGGGAACCAAGTCTGAGGCCGCCAGAATGGCACCACTAAAACCAACTCCGCTTGCTGGTGACGTACCTGAGACAATACCCGGGGAATCAAGGCGAAGGGTGGAAAAGCATATAAGAGAGCGCCCGACCAATCCTGGAGCAATGCATCCACCTCCTCCGAGTGAGGATCCGGCCTCCAACTGTAGTACCTGGGCAGCTGGGCGTTCCAACGAGAAGCAAAAAAGGTCCACGGAAAACGGGCCCCAGAGGGATTCGATGGAGGAGAACACCGCCGAATCCAACATCCAGTCGCTGAAGTCCGAGATGTAGCGTGAACTCCAATCCGCATGAACGTTGAGGAGACCAGGAATGTACTCCGCCACGACTGTTATACCCCTGTCCAGACAAtaggaccagaactccttcgccAGATGAGTCAACATCGCCGACCGAGTGCCGCCCATGGCGTTCACATACCGGActgccgacacattgtccatcctgaGACGTATGCAAGCGTTGACCTTGCCGTCGACGAAGCTCCGAATCGCGAAGGACCCTGCCAGCAGCTCCAACGCGTTGATGTGCAGTGATGATTCCGACGTGGACCAAGGACCTCCGGTGGAAACGCCCTCGCAGCGGGCCCCCCATCCCTGCAGACTGGCATCCGATTCTATCACCACGTCCGGCTGAGGACCCACGATAGCCTTGCCGTTCCATGCGTCGAGATTGTGAATCCACCACGTTAACTCGTCCCTGGTGTCCTGATCCAGGACCACCAATTCCCCGTAGGATGCGCCCGCCCGAAGGTGGGCAATCTTGAGCCGTTGAAGCGCCCGGTAATGGAGGGGAGCTGGGAAGACCGCCTGAATCGAGGAAGAAAGGAGACCCAAGACACGTGCTAAGTGACGGAGGGACACATGAGGCAACCGGAGGGAGTGTCGTAATTCCCTCCGGATGGCCCGAACCTTGGACATTGGAAGGCAGAGAGTGCGGGTGGAAGAGTCCACTCTGAATCCCAGGAATTCCATGGACCTGGAAGGCTGGAGACAAGACTTCTCGTGATTGATAACGAATCCCAGCCCGGTGAGCAGAGAAACAGACAGTCGCAGATGAGCAAGAAGCGTGGAGGGATCCCGAGCAATCAGCAGCATGTCGTCCAGATAAATTATCAGACGGACACCCTGCCCCCGAAGCCAGGAAACCACCGGCTTcatgagtttggtgaaacaccaaggggcCGATGAGAGGCCAAACGGGAGGCATGTGAACCGCCAAATCTGATCCCCCCACCGGAAACGCAATAGATCCCTGGACTGTTGAGCGATAGGAACCGTGAGGTAGGCGTCCTTCAAATCGAGTTTGACCATCCACTCGTCCGGGAGAAGAAGATCCCTGAGCAGAtgaatgccctccattttgaaatgacggTATCGTACATACACGTTCAGACTCTTCAGATTGATAACCGGGCGGAACTGCCCTCCTTTCTTTTCCACAAGGAAAATATCGCTGACCACTCCCCCGCAAGGGTCTGGGGCTCTTTCTATGGCGCCCTTTTCCAAAAGGGACCAGAGTTCCGTGTCTATGAGCCTGCGAGACTCTGGGGAGAACACTCGCGGTCTGGAGGGAGGCAGACAAGTCGGGGAGTCTATAAGTTCGATCTGAAAACCCCTGACCGTGGAAAGGAGGGTGATGCGATCCCAGGCATGCAAAAAATGTCGGAGCCTGCCCCCTATGCATAgggaagaagacagaggacaCAACTGGGGACTTACCAAATGGACGTCGGGAACTCGGagctcctctgaaccctctggaCCTCCCGAAGGTGCCTCTGGACGGGAAGAAAGGCGTTTGTTGACGCTGATCCTGGAACGATTGGCGCTGATGAAAGGAGCCTCGACCAGGGGTACGGGCCTGGAAATgtgaacggccggacaggcggccccttgagctgccggccctggtggagacccgATTTTGGAAGACTCTGCGCATGTTAGATTGCGCTTTATCCAGTGCCGTGAAGGCACCAACAAACTTGCCAAGCTCCTTAATAAAGGGATCGCCAAAAAGGAGCCCCTGCGCATCTTTGCCAGACTCGGATAAGGCCATATTGGTGAGTTTAGGCTCAATTTTCATGAGGATTGCTTTTCTCCTCTCAATCGCCAGGGAAGTATTAACATTCCCGGTCACACATATGGCACGTTGTACCCAGCCCCTGAGCTCCTCCGGGTCAATCTGAGTGCCATCAGACTTGGCTGACTCAGCTAGCTCAAAGATCTTTGTGAGGGGACCTAGGATATCCAGGAGCTTATCCTGGCAAGCTCGCAGGGCCGAGTCAAGGCCCCTGCGAGGGTGAAAACCCGTTTTGGCCAGAAACTGGACCATTTTAGGGTCCACGTTCGGAGTCTCACCGACCTTATTAGGGATAATGGGGCGTGGACATTCAGCCCTTAGCTTGTTGCGGGTCTCCTTGCCTAAGGGAGTTCTAATCCTGGACTCCAGGTAATTAGCCACATGGGGGGCGGGGACCCACTCGGCGGACCTGGGGTGATGCAGGCTATCCGGGTCAAACAGAGGTTCACCCGATGGGTCAGTAAGGGGGGCGGTGGCAGGATTGACAGCCCCTAAGGTCCCACTAGTAGAAGGCCGAGATACCGGGACGTAATCGTCCACATCAGGGTCCACCATAACCCCCTCAATATCATCGTCCGAACCATCCGGACGGAAACTCAAAGCCTCCTCATCTGATTCTATTTCAGAGTGATCACTAGGCTCGCGCTGAGCGCGAGCAGATTTCCACCGGCGCaacttttctgcctggcgcggacaggctcgTTTGCGTGTGCCAGGCACGCTCTCATGCGATAGAACAATGCTATCTGTGGTAGGGTTTCTGGAGGCAGTGGCTACAGGTGGTGGCATGCTGGGAGATGATCTAGGGATAAGTGCCTGAGAGATGGACTGGCTGATGACAGAAGACATGGATCCCATAGCGGCAGCAACTGCCTGGGATATGGACTGCTGCAGGGCCAGAGCTTGGGCATCAGCAGGGGACACAGTAAACGCCCCATGAGCCTGAGAAGGTCCCTGGGGTATGGGAGTAAGGGAGCTGGGGACAGGGGTGGAGGAATCCTGAACAGACATACCCGTGGAGTTAGTCACTCACACAGATAGGACCTAGTGTGGGGCAGAGATCGCTGATAGAACCTGCTGAAACTGAGTGAGATGCAGGCTGGAATGGCGCTGGACCGGGCGACAACGGCTGCCGCAGCGATATGGGAACGCCCCCCCGCTCCCTAAACCAATAGGAGCGGGAGGAAAAAGCGCCGGAGCGAAAAGACCGCCCCCAAGAAGGAGGCGTGTCCTGAGGACAGCAGGGGACACCAAGATGGCGGGAGAGGACCGGCCCCCgaattccaagatggcgcccgaagtCTCGTGAATCGCGAGAGTTCGGGCGCACGGAGAACAGGGGAAACGCTGGTGAAGGGGATGAAAAATATGGCGCCCGCCCAGAAGAACCCGAACGGCGCCAAGAAGCGTGACAGGAAGGAGGGTCAGAGCAGAAACCCCCGGGGGAGGGAAAACAGGACCAGAGAGGTAACTGCAACCGCCGATAAGAGAGAGGGTAAAACGGGATTACACATAAAGATATACCCCAAGGCAAAACGAATGCCCACAGATCACATTAAAGCAATAAGGGTTGACAAGAACCCACTCTGGGGTAACAGTAACCaaacacaaatataaaaagttattatCACAGAAATTTCAATATGACAAAATAGACCACTTATCTGctatggagcagcaaagaaagaggaagtggtcCCTGTGGAGGAGCTATTTATGGACTGATGGGAGGGAGGGGTTACCCTTAGGGGTGTTTCTTTtgttgttaccatggttactcttcttgctgctatggaatttagtaaaggaagagaaagcaatatgagcctccgtgtcttgtgataaaatcatgactttacgtcatgaaataggaaaatcacctgattttattacaagacccggaggctcatattgcgagTTCAAAGTTAAGACAAATTTTCAATGATTGATGAGAAAGCGTGAGGACCTGGACGGAAGTAAAATTCTCTGAATGTGGACactctggaccagtccgccaatttcaaaatgtcctccaacctggcgccagacaccgccaaagaggtagcggatgcccccctagcggaatgtgccgaaaaaatggaagtgtccacgcccgccaattccatgatccacttcatccacctagccagcgtgggagtggtcaccGGGGCAAAAGGACGAATGGTAGAGAGGAAAAGATGAGAAAACTCCCGTGATCGATGAAGGGAAGTGCGAGCTTCATACTCCTTGAGGCATTCCACCGGACAGAGAGAAGGCGAGGCCGGGAAAGCCGGATAAGCGACAGAGCGTATGTGAGACTTGGTCCTCCTGGAGATGTCAAAGGAgaccccctccggagtatacgagcgggcatcataatccaaagcccggacgtcggacacccgcttgcaggaaattagacagaaaagagtgacgagcttcgccgacagttgccTTAAGGAGAGGTCTgaattctgaggccaagaagataGAAAGGAAAGGACACAAGACACGTCCCAAGTAGCCGAAAATCTAGGTCTAGGAGGCCGAGACATCCGAGAGCCGCGCAATAGACGGCATACCAAAGGATGTTGCCCCGCAGGAGCACCgtcaaacccctggtgggacgcagaaatggccgacctgaaaaggctgatcgtgcgataggccttgccctggtcgaaaagagaagataggaagtgcaagatctccgtcacaggtgccgaaacgggatccaagttcctagccacgcaccagcgatcccaagatccccaggcagatctgtaagatcttctggtcCCTGGGGCCCAGGCGTTCTCCaaaaggactctagctgttcccgaaactcccgggacctcccagggtcccctgaaattcgacacgccaacaggcgcagagatccgtccaggagaagaggatgtagctggtgattcggacctcggaggagagtctgagatgtCGGGAGCAGGTACGGGGTCTCTAccatcatctccagaaggtgaggaaaccacgactgggaagcccaaaacgggaccagcagaaccagatccgcTGAATGACGGCGTActtgaatcagggtcctgggaatcAGTTGGAAGGGGGGGAATGCGTAGAGCAGACCCCGCGACCAATCCTGTAGGAACGCGTCCACAGCTTCGGCCTCtgggtccgggcgccaactgtagaaaTGTGGCAGCTGCGTGTTCAGgcgggaggcaaacaggtcgatacaGCAATGCCCCCAAAGAGACGTTAAGGACCGGAACACCGCTGGATCCAACTGCCAGTCGCCGGAGTCGGAGAGATATCGAGAGCTCCAATCTGCCCGAATGTTCTGGACGCCCGGAAGATATTCCGCCAAGACAATCAACTCCTTGTCcagacagtagtcccagaaatccttcgccaaccgagataggatggtggaacgtgtaccgcccatgccattgatgtaacgcactgccgacacgttgtccatgcgaagttgaatgcaggccttggccgtgtctctcgtgaaactcctgattgcgaacgaacctgccaacagttccagcgcattgatatggaatcccgcttcgtccgctgaccagccgcctccggttgagatcccctcgcagtgagctccccagcccgacaggctggcatccgaatccacTACGAAGTCCGGACGATGACCGAAAATGGCTTTGCCGTTCCAAGCttgtaaattgtggatccaccaggacaactcctccttggtttcctcgtccagggaaatccaatccgcataggaagccCCTTTCCGGAGGTGGAAAATCTTCAGACGCTGGAGGGCCCGGTAATGTAGTGGGGCTGGGAAGACCGCCTGGATAGATGACGCTAGAAGCCCTATGATCCTGGCCAGTTGACGCAACGGGATCTGGGAGGACGACTTGGCTCTGCACAATTCCTTCCGAATGGACCGAACCTTGGACGGTGGTAGGCTGAGAGTCCCTGCCGtggaatccaccagaaaccccaggaactccatctcgCGAGCCGGGGTGAGACAGGACTTCTCCTGATTGAGAAGGAAACCCAGCTCCAACAGGAGATCCATAGTCCAGCGAAGGTGAGTCAGCAACACCGCATGATCCTGAgccatgatcaggatgtcgtccagatagatgatgaggcgaactccccgactgcgtagccaggccatagcagggcgcatcagcttggtgaagcaccacggagctgaagaaaggccgaaagggaggcatgtaaaccgccaaaccctgtccttccaaaggaaacatagaaggtccctggacgcgtcctcgacagggacggtaagataagcgtccttcaggtccaacttgaccatccaatcgcccacttgaagtaggtcccgaaggagatggatgccctccatcttgaaatggcggtacctgacgaacgcgttgagagcgcgtaaattgatgacgggccgtagctggcccccttttttcgccaccaagaaaatgttgctgattACCGCACCAGTGGATGCCGGAGCCGGCTCTATGGCCCCTTTGCGGAAGAGATCTGATAGCTCTGAGTCCACAAGTATGCGGCTCTCTACCGACAGCACTGCCGGGTGTGGGGGCGGAATGGGTAGATGAGAAGATGTCAGCTCTatgtggaaacccctgaccgtggagagaatccattggtccgaggtgatgcgcgaccaagctcgagaaaagagccggagtctgccccctacacaaacagtCAAAGAATTGAAATGAGGCATCGGTCTTACCATAAGGTCGTCTGGAACCAGGGTTTCCTCTGTATCCtctagacctccaggatcctcccCGGGAAGGGAAAAAGGATGATGACTCTCGCCTCTGCTCCTGGAACGCAGgtctctgggagaaggagcctctgcccgtagcACGGGACTGAaaatgggcacggccggacagacggcccctgaaactgccggccctggtagagaccctaccgtgaaacacccGCTTCATTGAACTTTGGGCCTTATCGAGTGCTGTAAAAGCACCGACGaaccgtcctaagtccttaataaAGGACTCGCCAAACAGCAGGCCCTGGGCCTCCTTACCGGCTTCGGTAAGCGCCAAGTTGGAGAGTTTAGGCTCAACCTTGAAAAGTATGGCCTTGCGCCGTTCAATAGCCAGGGACGTGTTAACGTTTCCTGCTACGCAAATCGCGCGCTGCACCCACTCGCGCAGCTCTAGAGGGTCTACCTGCTTACCCTCGGCCTTGGCAACCTCGGCCAAGTCGAAAATCTTTGCCAGGgggccaaatatgtccaggagcttgtcctgacacgCACGCAGGGCTGACTCCAGACCCTTTCTCGGATTCCACCCAGATTTGGCgaggaattgggtcattttggggtctaCCGCTGGAGTCTCGCAAACCCTGTTCGGGATTATGGGTCTGGGGCATTCTGCCCTAAGCTTGTTGCGCGCCTCTTTGGAGAGGGGGTAACGCACGCgggcctccaaatatttggagacgTGCTCCAACGGCAACCACTCCGCAGACCGAGGGTGGTGTAGGGAATCCGGGTCAAAGAGCGGTTCCCCTGATGGGTCTGTCAAGGACACATCTGCTGCCGAAACCATGGAGCTGCACCCGGGTAAGGGGTTATCTTCCATGACCCCTGatgggtcctcctctgcctcctcaaaggcgtcatctaAAGCCTCCTCCTCAGATCCGATCTCAGAATCGGAATCCATTTCCTgcagtgctctagcacttttccagttgcgcgtgcgttctgcccgacgcgtacgggctctcttgcgcggaccaagcgcgccaacattggtggaaacATCATCACCCTTACTATTCCTTTTTCTGGAGGCAGAAATCACTGGCCCGGTGGGTGGGGACACCATGACGGGCTGTGGGGTTTGAGAGGTAGCTGGATGGGCCGCAAGGGCCTGGGCAATAGTCTGGGAGATGACAGAAGTCATAGATCCCATGGCTGCGGCAATGGCGCTAGATATGGACGCCTGAAAATCTGCATCATGACCGCCAGGGATCGGGGCATGGCCATCTtcccctgaaggggttaattccatTAGAGGAAGATCCTCCTCTGCAGGGCCCTGGGCAGCATGCACATTCTTAGGCATGATGGCACTATTAGtgctggcaaaaatatatataagctaactgcAGTATTAATGATAGTGAACACTAGATGGGGAAGGCTGGCAGAGGGGATTTGCCCCAAGACCAGTAAAGGGATAGAACCGCTAAGAGAAAAACCTGCAAGAAAGACCGAGGACGCAGCGATGCAGCCGGAGCTCCGATATGTGATGACGTCACAGGCGGAAGCGGAagtgcccgagatctcgcgagatctcgggcgcgccTGCCAGGAAGAACCGAGGGAGACGCCGCAGCCGCGCTGAGGTAAGCGGCGGGAAAAAGACCCGCCAGAaagggaggaggagcagaagaaggGCACAGATAGGCGCAGTAAGCGCGGGGGTATGAACGGAACGCAACTAAAGGGGGGCGCAAGAGTAACCTCCTAAATGCCAGCAGGCGAGGAGGTAATAAGGGAAAACCCAAGCTCACACAAACAGAAAAACCAAAagagcacatatatatatatatacagcaataAATATAGCAATAAATGGCCCCAAATCGCcccaaaaagggggaaaaaaccaAAACAAGATAAACCAAAGCCAAAcagtatctctatatatatatgtgagtcATAATGACATGAACAGAAAATTCTCAatacttatctctgcggtcagcagcaaagaaagaggaggatttgcaggcggtgtggcctgttatag
This genomic window contains:
- the LOC122922961 gene encoding uncharacterized protein LOC122922961; translation: MTQFLAKSGWNPRKGLESALRACQDKLLDIFGPLAKIFDLAEVAKAEGKQVDPLELREWVQRAICVAGNVNTSLAIERRKAILFKVEPKLSNLALTEAGKEAQGLLFGESFIKDLGRFVGAFTALDKAQSSMKRVFHGRVSTRAGSFRGRLSGRAHFQSRATGRGSFSQRPAFQEQRRESSSFFPSRGGSWRSRGYRGNPGSRRPYG